The DNA sequence CGGAATCAGCGTAGATATCGTTTTCTACAAAGGTGAAGCTATTACGGTAACTCCTCCTGAAACTATGGAGCTAGTTATTGCTGAAACACCACCAAACTTCAAAGGTGATACTTCAAGTGGAAGTAAAAAACCTGCTACACTTGAGACTGGTGCAGTTATTCAAGTACCTTATCACGTATTAGAAGGTGATACTGTAAAAGTAAACACTGTAGAGTGTGAATACTTAGAAAAAGTAAAATAGGTTTTTCCTATTTTACACCTCTTTAAATAAATCAACTTTCTTACTTCTAATTAAGTCAATTTCACTATAATCTCTTTATATATTTTTGCTAAAAATAAAGGTTGTGATTTTGTCAAAATATCCTTTTACTCACTTACATTTACATACTGAATATTCACTGCTTGACGGGGCAAATAAACTGACAAATTTAGTCTCTCGCGTTAAAGAACTCGGTATGACATCTGTTGCTATGACTGACCACGGTAATATGTTCGGGGCAATCGATTTTTACAAACAGATGAAAGATGCCGGTATTAAACCGATTATCGGAATGGAAGGATATATCCATAACGGTGAGACGATGGATGATAAATCTACAAAACAAAGATTTCATATCTGTCTGTTTGCAAAAAACAGAAAAGGGTATGAGAATCTTATGTATCTTTCTTCTCAAGCATTCATTGAAGGTTTTTACTATTTCCCTCGTATAAACAAACAAGTACTTCGTGAACATTCAGAAGGTATTATTTGTACATCTGCATGTCTGCAAGGTGAAGTAAACTGGCACCTAAACCTTAGTGAAAGAAATCTAAAGTTCGGTGCAAAAGGGTATGATGAAGCAAAAAGAATTGCCCTTGAATATAAAGAGATTTTCGGAGATGATTTTTATCTTGAAATTATGCGTCACGGTATTGGTGATCAGCTAAACATTGATGAGCAGATCTTACAAATTGGTAAAGAGACGGGAATTAAAGTTGTAGCTACAAATGATACCCACTATACATTTCCTGATGATGCACAGTACCATGAAGCGTTTATGTGTATCGGGATGAATAAACTTTACGATGATCCAAACCGTATGCGTCACTCTGTTCACGAATTTTACATCAAATCACCAGAACAGATGGCAAGACTGTTTGCAGATATCCCGGAAGCCTTGGTACATACGCAGGAGATCGTAGATAAATGTGAAGAGTTTGAGCCGATCGTAAAAACTCCGACGCCTCCAAACTTCAAGTTTACAAAAGAGTATGCAAAAGAGGAAGGCTTAAACATTGACTTTCCAGATGATGCACCATTATCGGCAGATGCTAGTGACGATGAGAAGAAAAAGTGGCTTAGTGCTGCGGATAAAAACGATGCAGAATACTTTGCATACAAATGTAGGGAAGGGCTTGAAAAGCGTTTAGAGATAGTTCCAAGCGAACGTCATCAAGAGTATAAAGATCGTTTGGAATTTGAGATAGATGTTATCAACTCTATGAAGTTCCCAGGGTATATGATGATCGTTTGGGACTTCGTAAAAGAAGCGAAAAAAATGGGAGTAGCCGTTGGTCCTGGACGTGGTTCCGCTGCCGGTTCGTTAGTTGCGTATGCCTTAGAGATCACAGACATCGATCCGATGAAATACGATTTGCTCTTTGAGCGTTTCTTGAACCCGGAACGTGTATCTATGCCCGATATTGATATGGACTTTATGCAGGCTCGCCGTGGGGAAGTTATTGATTATGTAACTCGTAAATACGGGCGTAATCAGGTGGCTCAGATCATTACTTTTGGTTCGCTCTTAGCTAAAGGAGTTATCCGTGATGTTGCCCGTGTACTTGATATGCCCCTTTCTCAAGCAGATAAAATGGCAAAACTTATCCCTGATGAACTTGGGATTACCCTTAACGGAAAACAAAAGGGTGGAGAGTTTAAAGATGGAGCTTTCCAAAAAGAACCGAAGCTTCGTGAACTTATAGATACAGATACACAAGCTGCTCGTGTTTGGGAATTTGCTAAAAAACTTGAAGGTCTCAAACGTAACTCCGGGATGCACGCTGCAGGTGTTGTTATCTCGAATGAGGAACTTTGGAAAAAAACACCTATCTATAAGCCATCGGGAGAAGATACTTTTGTTACTCAGTACTCGCTGAACTATATGGAAGATGTTGACCTAATTAAATTCGACTTCTTAGGTCTTAAAACTCTTGATGTAATCGACAATGCAAAAAAACTTGTAAAACTGCGTTACGGGCGTGAGGTTGATTGGACACAGATCGATGAAAACGATCCAAAAGTGTACGAGATGATTCAAACGGGTAATACGATTGGAATGTTCCAGATAGAGTCTTCTGGTATGCAAGACCTTAATAAACGCCTAAAACCTTCAAACTTTGAGGACTTGATCGCCGTTCTTGCACTTTATCGTCCAGGACCGATGGAATCGGGGATGTTGGATGACTTTATTGAGCGTAAACATGGAAGAAAAGAAGTTTACTATCCATTTGAAGAGGTAAGTTTCGACATCTTAAAAGATACTCTTGAACCTACATACGGGATGATCGTATATCAAGAACAGGTTATGCAGATTGTACAAACGGTTGGGGGATTAAGTCTTGGCGGTGCGGATATCGTTCGTCGTGCCATGGGTAAGAAAAAAGTTGAAGAGATGGATAAATTTAACCGAATCTTCTCAGAAGGTGCTCAAAAGCTTGGACTTGATTATAATAAAGCAAGTGAACTGTTTAAACTGATCGAAAAATTTGCGGGATACGGTTTCAATAAATCTCACTCTGCAGCATACGCAATGGTAACGTTCCAAACGGCATGGCTGAAAACTTACTATCCAAATGAGTTTATGGCGGCACTTTTAACTTCTGATAAGGACAATACCGAAAAAGTTGTCCGTTATATTGATGAACTTAAACGTATGGGGATTGAGCTTGGGCCTCCTGATATTTGTGACTCACTGTTAGAATTCTCTGCAATCGAGAAAGAAGGGCAGGATATTGTTCTTTTTGGACTTGGTGCGATTAAAGGCGTTGGTGGCTCTGCAATTCAATCAATGCTTGCTGAACGTCGTGAAAACGGGGATTATAAATCTCTGCAGGATTTTGTAAATAGAATCGACCCTGCAAAAGTAAATAAGCGTGTAATTGAGAGTGCCATAAAAGCAGGAGCATTTGACAGATATGGATATTCAAGAAAAGCTCTTTTAGATCAGATTGAAGAGATAGTAGAAACTGCTAAGAAAGCTAATGAGGCAAGAAAAAATGCCATGGGTTCTCTTTTTGGTGATGATGCCGAGATTACAACGGTTGAATTAAAACTCACTAACTCTGATGAGTATGAGTTAAAAGAGATATTAGAGTTTGAAAAAGATACTTTAGGTTTTTATGTATCAGGTCATCCAATGGACAGTTACCGTGAAGAGCTTGATAAACTTACCTATTCACTCTCTTCTGAGATTGAGTCAATTAA is a window from the Sulfurimonas sp. C5 genome containing:
- the dnaE gene encoding DNA polymerase III subunit alpha; its protein translation is MSKYPFTHLHLHTEYSLLDGANKLTNLVSRVKELGMTSVAMTDHGNMFGAIDFYKQMKDAGIKPIIGMEGYIHNGETMDDKSTKQRFHICLFAKNRKGYENLMYLSSQAFIEGFYYFPRINKQVLREHSEGIICTSACLQGEVNWHLNLSERNLKFGAKGYDEAKRIALEYKEIFGDDFYLEIMRHGIGDQLNIDEQILQIGKETGIKVVATNDTHYTFPDDAQYHEAFMCIGMNKLYDDPNRMRHSVHEFYIKSPEQMARLFADIPEALVHTQEIVDKCEEFEPIVKTPTPPNFKFTKEYAKEEGLNIDFPDDAPLSADASDDEKKKWLSAADKNDAEYFAYKCREGLEKRLEIVPSERHQEYKDRLEFEIDVINSMKFPGYMMIVWDFVKEAKKMGVAVGPGRGSAAGSLVAYALEITDIDPMKYDLLFERFLNPERVSMPDIDMDFMQARRGEVIDYVTRKYGRNQVAQIITFGSLLAKGVIRDVARVLDMPLSQADKMAKLIPDELGITLNGKQKGGEFKDGAFQKEPKLRELIDTDTQAARVWEFAKKLEGLKRNSGMHAAGVVISNEELWKKTPIYKPSGEDTFVTQYSLNYMEDVDLIKFDFLGLKTLDVIDNAKKLVKLRYGREVDWTQIDENDPKVYEMIQTGNTIGMFQIESSGMQDLNKRLKPSNFEDLIAVLALYRPGPMESGMLDDFIERKHGRKEVYYPFEEVSFDILKDTLEPTYGMIVYQEQVMQIVQTVGGLSLGGADIVRRAMGKKKVEEMDKFNRIFSEGAQKLGLDYNKASELFKLIEKFAGYGFNKSHSAAYAMVTFQTAWLKTYYPNEFMAALLTSDKDNTEKVVRYIDELKRMGIELGPPDICDSLLEFSAIEKEGQDIVLFGLGAIKGVGGSAIQSMLAERRENGDYKSLQDFVNRIDPAKVNKRVIESAIKAGAFDRYGYSRKALLDQIEEIVETAKKANEARKNAMGSLFGDDAEITTVELKLTNSDEYELKEILEFEKDTLGFYVSGHPMDSYREELDKLTYSLSSEIESIKDGSFAIFIGKVEEIQKKISKKGNPFGIVSLMDFHGNIDMMLFEDKLKELEEMDLEEPVAFKVKITHTEMFTRIGVTKLMSLKEAKKECKKVKTEIQEVPLEPINLAVKLSEKTDVLENLYTLIRQNPGNRELKVTIVSKLHNVVIDSSIRVSTSLISALEGNENIDII